In Qipengyuania psychrotolerans, one DNA window encodes the following:
- a CDS encoding CheR family methyltransferase → MAIDDASHRIIADLLTSRTGQQLTESRRWRISTALAGLFREIGIENVDQLACMLERPGEHRLATRVVEALLNNETYFFRDHAYFDTLANVLLPELARKRADSRKLTIWSAGCSTGQEVLSLAMIFAEQPGRWQDWTIDIVGTDISGKAIEQAKSGTYSQFEIQRGISVAQMLNFFDETKGGWQVCDKVRAMTRFGQQNLLDYPPSPSNFDLVLCRNVLLYFAPDVRQAAFERLASAVNDDGYLMLGSGETVVGQTDRFVSSELGAGLYKANTDSVPARKFYSRPTPAALRAG, encoded by the coding sequence ATGGCGATAGACGACGCTTCGCACCGCATCATCGCCGATCTCCTGACATCGCGTACAGGCCAACAACTCACAGAAAGTCGCCGTTGGCGCATCTCCACAGCCCTTGCGGGACTGTTCCGTGAAATCGGGATCGAGAATGTGGACCAGCTGGCCTGCATGCTCGAGAGGCCGGGCGAACACCGGCTGGCAACACGGGTTGTCGAAGCCCTGCTGAATAATGAAACATACTTTTTCCGCGATCATGCCTATTTCGACACCCTCGCCAACGTGCTCTTACCGGAGCTTGCCCGAAAACGCGCTGACAGCCGGAAGCTGACCATCTGGTCGGCAGGCTGTTCGACCGGACAGGAAGTGCTCAGCCTGGCGATGATCTTCGCCGAGCAACCTGGACGCTGGCAGGACTGGACCATCGATATCGTCGGCACGGACATTTCAGGCAAGGCCATCGAGCAGGCCAAGAGCGGGACCTATTCGCAGTTCGAAATCCAGCGCGGCATCTCCGTTGCGCAGATGCTCAACTTCTTCGATGAAACAAAGGGCGGTTGGCAGGTTTGCGACAAGGTCCGCGCCATGACCCGGTTCGGCCAGCAGAACCTGCTCGACTACCCCCCTTCCCCGAGCAATTTCGACCTCGTACTGTGCAGGAACGTGCTGCTCTATTTTGCACCTGACGTTCGCCAAGCCGCATTCGAGCGGCTGGCAAGCGCAGTGAACGATGACGGTTATTTGATGCTGGGTTCGGGCGAGACAGTCGTCGGCCAGACAGACCGGTTCGTATCTTCGGAGCTCGGCGCCGGATTGTACAAGGCCAACACTGACAGTGTTCCAGCCCGTAAATTTTACAGCCGGCCGACACCAGCTGCCTTGCGAGCGGGATGA
- the cheB gene encoding chemotaxis-specific protein-glutamate methyltransferase CheB translates to MVAALRPKTDEIPEAEAEDGRIKVMLVDDSLTVRTVFSRMLAKEADINVVAATSTAEKGLEELRVRQVDVIMLDLEMPGMGGLEALPKMLAQSPSTKILVISSLTAEGAEHTVEALRTGAADTMLKPRPGGFNDDYRDQLLGKIRALKGMGPEETRRANAKPASRRAGKRPQVIAIGASTGGIHALNLFLRKMPKDFQLPILITQHLPSSFIPVFARQMEMASGREAVLADENVEIQAGKLVIAPGHGHMVVRRKGSHVVTGLAYHPVKSGCLPSVDPMFETLAEAYDGEVAGVLLSGMGRDGTEGAEAIAKAGGSIYAQDAQSCAVWGMPRAVTEMGLTTAALPPERLAETILASAGAQAWR, encoded by the coding sequence ATGGTCGCGGCCCTACGCCCAAAAACCGATGAAATTCCCGAAGCCGAGGCGGAGGATGGCCGGATAAAGGTCATGCTGGTCGACGATTCGTTGACCGTGCGTACCGTTTTTTCGCGCATGCTCGCCAAGGAAGCCGACATCAATGTGGTTGCTGCAACCAGCACCGCTGAAAAAGGCCTGGAGGAACTTCGCGTAAGGCAGGTCGACGTGATCATGCTGGATCTCGAAATGCCCGGCATGGGAGGGCTCGAAGCCCTGCCCAAAATGCTGGCGCAATCGCCCTCCACCAAGATCCTGGTGATCTCCTCGCTGACTGCCGAAGGTGCGGAACACACCGTCGAAGCGCTGCGTACCGGCGCTGCGGATACGATGCTGAAGCCGCGTCCAGGCGGCTTTAACGACGATTACCGGGACCAGCTTCTTGGCAAGATTCGCGCGCTCAAGGGGATGGGCCCCGAAGAAACCAGGCGTGCGAACGCGAAGCCAGCTTCGCGCCGCGCCGGTAAACGCCCGCAGGTCATCGCAATTGGCGCCTCGACTGGCGGCATCCACGCGCTGAACCTGTTCCTGCGCAAGATGCCGAAGGACTTCCAGCTTCCCATCCTGATCACCCAGCACCTGCCTTCCAGCTTCATTCCGGTGTTCGCGCGGCAGATGGAGATGGCATCGGGGCGAGAGGCCGTCCTGGCAGATGAAAATGTCGAGATTCAAGCTGGCAAGCTAGTGATTGCACCGGGACACGGTCACATGGTCGTGCGCCGCAAGGGTTCGCATGTGGTCACCGGTCTGGCTTATCACCCGGTCAAAAGCGGTTGCCTGCCTTCCGTCGATCCGATGTTCGAAACGCTCGCCGAAGCCTATGACGGCGAAGTCGCCGGTGTGCTTCTGTCAGGCATGGGACGCGATGGTACCGAAGGTGCCGAAGCGATCGCGAAGGCCGGCGGATCGATTTACGCGCAGGACGCGCAAAGCTGCGCCGTGTGGGGGATGCCGCGCGCCGTCACCGAAATGGGACTGACGACGGCAGCATTACCGCCCGAACGACTGGCCGAGACGATCCTGGCCAGTGCCGGAGCGCAGGCATGGCGATAG
- a CDS encoding response regulator, whose amino-acid sequence MKTCLIIDDSRVIRKVSRHILESLEFSVDEAENGKEGLEKCLESMPDVILLDWNMPVMTGIEFINQLRKSEGGDKPKVVFCTTENDVAHIREAISAGADEYVMKPFDHETLQIKLQLVGMA is encoded by the coding sequence ATGAAGACCTGCCTCATCATCGACGATTCGCGCGTAATCAGAAAGGTTTCGCGGCATATTCTGGAATCGCTCGAATTTTCCGTCGACGAGGCGGAGAACGGTAAGGAAGGCCTCGAGAAATGCCTTGAAAGCATGCCCGATGTCATCCTGCTGGACTGGAACATGCCCGTCATGACCGGCATCGAGTTCATCAACCAGCTCAGGAAGAGCGAAGGCGGCGACAAGCCCAAGGTCGTGTTCTGCACTACCGAAAACGATGTCGCGCATATCCGCGAAGCCATCAGTGCCGGGGCTGACGAATACGTCATGAAGCCGTTCGATCATGAAACCCTGCAGATCAAGCTCCAGCTTGTCGGCATGGCCTGA
- a CDS encoding chemotaxis protein CheW produces the protein MNELLLMCTIAGRKAAIPALRVQTVLEIDEITPIPGTPSYIRGLTPLRSQALTVVDCSLALGFDEKTNSPERRAAVVELDGHLYALMVDAAEDVAEAIGKPIAIPGGLGDGWQRAATGMVETASGPAVLVDVEAIIAGPPALAA, from the coding sequence ATGAACGAACTTCTCTTGATGTGCACCATCGCTGGCCGGAAGGCGGCAATTCCCGCTTTGCGCGTGCAGACGGTGCTCGAAATCGACGAAATTACACCGATACCGGGTACGCCCAGCTACATACGCGGCCTCACTCCGCTGCGCAGCCAGGCGCTGACCGTGGTCGATTGTTCGCTGGCGCTGGGATTTGACGAAAAGACCAATTCTCCTGAACGCCGCGCGGCAGTCGTCGAGCTGGATGGGCACCTTTACGCGCTAATGGTCGATGCGGCTGAAGACGTTGCGGAAGCGATCGGCAAGCCGATCGCGATTCCTGGCGGTCTCGGCGACGGCTGGCAGCGCGCTGCCACAGGAATGGTCGAAACCGCTTCCGGCCCGGCCGTACTGGTCGATGTCGAAGCCATCATTGCGGGCCCGCCCGCGCTTGCAGCTTAA
- a CDS encoding chemotaxis protein CheA, translated as MDELLADFIAETREMLEQSSTELVAWEADPADKERIDTIFRFVHTVKGNCGFFDFPQLEKLSHAAEDALAECRAGRREPDTALVTAVLAIIDRIGEMTDAIEAGEEITGDDTPLISALSRDNEIEIQSDISVKQPADENSEETSPSRGQRQAVQRSIRLPVDLLDEVMKGVSDMVLARNDLARRLREAGEQPTIDGPFERLSAILADVRTSITRMRMQRLEHLFSSLPRLVRDLSNELGKQVMVDFEGGEVELDREMIEMVRDPLTHIIRNAIDHGIEKPATRLKNGKREIGFLRFAARQSGNQISLLVTDDGGGINVDRLCEKAVAAGIYTQSDIRKMSDEQKQQLIFEPGLSTADEVSSVSGRGVGMDVVRANLERVGGSIEVSSKQGDGTSFHLQLPLTLSIIAALTVSSGGQHYAIPRSYIEEIVFGSSNNVEFAQAGERRLVTFRGRRVPCLSLAEVLGVEDESGCDWQSKTLVLVRLASDDVFALAVDRVHDHEDVVVKPIAPAIMATKLYAGTTLLDDGSPMMLIDLPSIAQMRGIMGELRSKPSVIEAAEEKREEAAVPLMLFTGLDGRRRGVRLEMVRRIDTVSADAFDIEGDRAQAVIDGRIFPLAGHEYGPLPEDRCRLLRLSDGESEVVYAVSEVLDAAGMTSELVPADKDDAIEGVTLVGNKPVPLIDGHTIFARHAVIAPKNGPLLCRLPEDSDWSRTILEPLVRAAGYEIAHSADAEADLAIHLSESADAPESDARTTIRLRPDPEDAGDGSIYRYDREGLLAALKRVRTGRAA; from the coding sequence ATGGATGAGTTGCTGGCAGACTTTATCGCCGAAACGCGCGAAATGCTCGAGCAGAGCAGCACTGAACTCGTCGCCTGGGAGGCCGATCCTGCCGACAAGGAGCGGATCGATACGATCTTCCGCTTCGTCCATACGGTCAAAGGCAACTGCGGCTTCTTCGACTTCCCCCAGCTCGAGAAACTGAGCCACGCCGCCGAGGACGCGCTGGCAGAATGCCGCGCAGGTCGCCGTGAACCGGATACCGCGCTCGTCACTGCGGTCCTGGCCATCATCGACCGTATCGGCGAAATGACCGATGCCATCGAGGCTGGCGAAGAGATTACCGGCGACGATACCCCCCTTATCTCGGCCCTCAGCCGCGATAACGAAATCGAAATTCAAAGCGATATTTCGGTAAAGCAGCCTGCCGACGAAAACTCCGAAGAGACATCCCCATCACGCGGACAGCGCCAAGCCGTCCAGCGTTCAATTCGCCTGCCTGTCGATCTGCTCGACGAGGTAATGAAGGGCGTCTCGGACATGGTGCTGGCCCGCAATGACCTTGCTCGCCGCCTGCGCGAAGCCGGAGAGCAGCCGACAATCGACGGTCCGTTCGAGCGGCTGTCAGCCATCCTTGCCGATGTGCGCACGTCCATCACCCGCATGCGGATGCAGCGGCTCGAACATCTGTTTTCCTCGCTTCCGCGGCTCGTGCGCGATTTGTCCAATGAACTGGGCAAGCAGGTCATGGTCGATTTCGAGGGAGGAGAGGTCGAACTCGACCGCGAAATGATCGAGATGGTCCGCGATCCGCTGACCCACATCATCCGCAATGCCATCGATCACGGGATCGAAAAGCCCGCCACACGCCTCAAGAACGGCAAGCGCGAAATCGGCTTCTTGCGCTTCGCTGCACGTCAATCAGGCAACCAGATCAGCCTACTCGTTACGGACGATGGCGGCGGTATCAATGTCGATCGGCTTTGCGAAAAAGCTGTCGCGGCAGGTATCTACACCCAGTCCGACATCAGGAAGATGTCTGACGAGCAGAAGCAGCAGCTCATTTTCGAGCCGGGTCTTTCCACCGCTGACGAAGTAAGCTCTGTCTCCGGGCGCGGCGTCGGCATGGACGTTGTTCGCGCCAACCTTGAACGGGTCGGCGGCTCGATTGAAGTTTCCAGCAAGCAAGGTGACGGCACCAGCTTCCACCTGCAGCTTCCGCTGACACTATCCATCATCGCTGCGCTTACAGTGAGCAGCGGCGGTCAGCATTATGCCATTCCAAGAAGCTACATCGAGGAAATCGTCTTCGGTAGCTCCAACAACGTGGAATTCGCGCAGGCTGGTGAACGCCGACTGGTTACTTTCCGCGGCCGCCGGGTTCCCTGCTTGTCGCTTGCCGAAGTGCTGGGCGTGGAAGATGAATCTGGCTGCGATTGGCAGTCCAAGACGCTGGTCCTTGTGCGCCTGGCGAGCGACGATGTCTTCGCACTGGCTGTGGACCGCGTACACGATCACGAAGACGTGGTCGTCAAGCCGATCGCTCCGGCGATCATGGCCACCAAGCTTTATGCCGGAACCACCCTGCTCGATGACGGCAGTCCGATGATGCTGATCGACCTGCCCAGTATCGCGCAAATGCGCGGGATTATGGGCGAGCTGCGCTCCAAACCGAGCGTTATCGAAGCGGCGGAAGAAAAGCGCGAAGAAGCGGCAGTTCCGCTCATGCTGTTTACTGGTCTCGACGGTCGCCGCCGCGGCGTTCGCCTCGAAATGGTTCGCCGCATCGACACGGTCTCCGCCGACGCTTTCGATATCGAGGGCGACCGCGCCCAGGCGGTCATCGATGGCCGTATTTTCCCGTTGGCCGGACACGAATATGGTCCGCTACCCGAAGATCGCTGCCGCTTGCTGCGTCTGAGCGACGGCGAAAGCGAAGTCGTTTATGCCGTGTCTGAAGTTCTCGACGCTGCCGGCATGACCAGCGAACTTGTTCCCGCTGACAAGGATGATGCCATCGAAGGCGTGACGCTGGTAGGAAACAAGCCTGTGCCGCTGATCGACGGGCATACAATTTTCGCTCGCCACGCCGTTATCGCTCCCAAGAACGGCCCGCTTCTGTGCCGTCTCCCGGAAGACAGCGACTGGTCGCGGACCATCCTGGAGCCACTCGTTCGGGCCGCCGGCTATGAAATCGCCCATAGCGCGGATGCCGAAGCCGATCTCGCCATCCATCTTTCGGAAAGCGCCGACGCGCCGGAATCAGACGCTCGCACCACCATCCGCCTACGGCCCGATCCCGAGGATGCGGGCGACGGCTCCATCTATCGTTATGACCGCGAAGGCCTGCTCGCAGCGCTGAAGCGGGTTCGCACCGGGAGGGCGGCATGA
- a CDS encoding MATE family efflux transporter, with protein MSETAKLTRGSIVGHLVGQTAPMIFGVAAIISVALVDAYFIGQLGAQELAAVSFIFPITIALSSLGVGVMVGINSVIARALGEGDAERAERRANFGAVFALTVGVVLGLALFFLLDPLFRLMQASEALLPLIRAYMQPFSLGLPVLILQMGLNGVLRGQGEARKTSYVSITYSVANWVLDPILITGAFGFTGFGIAGAAYASIAGFALAILVALYLIGHSQLQINPASIRNCDVSKSSKAILSVAGPAAFSNAINPIGLAVLTALLASQGEAAVAGFGAAGRLQSFATVPLLALSGSIGAIVGQNWGAKQPDRSRAALRYAAMFCVIYGLATAVLLYFTGGWFAQFFTEDPAVIEEFENYIAIAAWGYAGFGLLIVANGALNAVDRAGLALTQSAARVFLFMLPFGWLLRPTFGADAIYGAELVANLAGGLLAITIVWQVLRAGPDKEHSIQTNR; from the coding sequence ATGAGCGAGACGGCCAAACTGACACGCGGCAGCATTGTCGGCCATCTCGTAGGTCAGACCGCGCCAATGATCTTCGGTGTCGCCGCGATCATTTCCGTTGCGCTGGTCGATGCCTATTTCATCGGGCAATTGGGCGCCCAGGAACTGGCCGCCGTCAGTTTCATCTTTCCGATCACGATCGCGCTCTCCAGCCTTGGCGTCGGGGTCATGGTCGGCATCAATTCAGTCATCGCCCGGGCGCTGGGTGAAGGCGACGCCGAGCGCGCCGAGAGACGCGCGAATTTTGGCGCTGTATTCGCGCTGACTGTCGGCGTGGTTCTGGGCCTTGCCCTCTTCTTCCTGCTCGACCCCTTGTTCCGGCTGATGCAGGCGAGTGAAGCGCTGCTGCCGCTCATCCGTGCCTATATGCAGCCCTTTTCTCTGGGTCTGCCGGTGCTGATCCTGCAAATGGGTCTCAACGGCGTGCTGCGCGGACAAGGAGAGGCGCGCAAGACCAGCTATGTCTCGATCACCTATTCGGTCGCGAACTGGGTCCTCGATCCTATCCTGATCACCGGAGCGTTCGGCTTTACCGGGTTCGGGATCGCAGGCGCAGCCTACGCCTCCATCGCCGGTTTTGCCCTCGCCATTCTCGTGGCACTCTATTTGATCGGGCATTCGCAACTGCAGATCAATCCGGCCTCCATCCGCAACTGCGATGTGAGCAAATCCAGCAAGGCAATCCTCAGCGTGGCGGGGCCGGCGGCATTTTCGAACGCCATCAATCCGATCGGCCTTGCAGTGCTTACCGCCCTGCTCGCTTCGCAGGGTGAAGCGGCTGTGGCGGGTTTTGGCGCAGCGGGGCGGCTGCAAAGCTTCGCCACGGTACCGCTGCTCGCATTGTCCGGATCGATCGGTGCAATCGTTGGTCAGAACTGGGGTGCGAAGCAACCCGACCGGTCACGCGCGGCATTGCGTTATGCTGCCATGTTCTGTGTCATATACGGCCTCGCGACTGCGGTGCTGCTGTATTTCACCGGTGGTTGGTTCGCCCAGTTTTTCACCGAAGACCCTGCGGTGATCGAAGAGTTTGAAAACTATATCGCCATTGCCGCCTGGGGCTATGCCGGTTTCGGACTTCTTATCGTGGCTAACGGCGCGCTCAACGCTGTCGACCGCGCCGGTCTTGCGCTGACCCAGAGCGCAGCCCGGGTATTCCTGTTCATGCTGCCGTTCGGCTGGCTGCTGCGGCCCACCTTCGGGGCCGACGCGATCTATGGCGCCGAGCTGGTTGCCAACCTTGCGGGCGGCCTGCTGGCGATCACGATCGTCTGGCAGGTTCTGCGCGCCGGTCCGGATAAAGAACACTCAATCCAAACCAATCGTTAA
- a CDS encoding class II aldolase/adducin family protein, with product MATQIKPKFECSEEEWKVRQDLAACYRIFDHLGWGESIYNHISIAVPGEKDTFLINPFGLLYDEVTASNLVKIDVEGNNVGQSQYMVNKAGFTQHAHFHKHLGERATAICHVHTTATMAVCSHKDGLVPTNFYACNFQGQIGYHDFEGVTVRPEEGDRLVENLGNHSILMLRNHGPVVMDKTIPGMFVKMWALQRACEIQIATLSQGNANVVTQDVVDTHQRDLAVMQSQGGAGVFDFEAWKRRVSKIDDSWKS from the coding sequence ATGGCCACGCAGATCAAGCCCAAGTTCGAATGCAGCGAAGAAGAATGGAAGGTCCGCCAGGATCTTGCTGCCTGCTACAGAATTTTCGACCATCTGGGTTGGGGCGAAAGCATCTACAACCACATCTCGATTGCGGTGCCTGGTGAAAAGGATACGTTCCTGATCAACCCGTTCGGCCTGCTTTATGACGAAGTGACCGCATCCAATCTCGTGAAGATCGACGTAGAAGGTAACAATGTCGGCCAGTCGCAATACATGGTGAACAAGGCGGGCTTTACCCAGCACGCCCACTTCCACAAACACCTGGGCGAGCGGGCCACCGCCATTTGCCATGTGCACACCACGGCAACGATGGCAGTGTGCAGCCACAAGGACGGCCTCGTCCCGACCAATTTCTATGCCTGCAATTTCCAGGGCCAGATCGGCTATCACGACTTCGAAGGCGTGACGGTGCGTCCGGAGGAGGGCGACCGGCTGGTTGAAAATCTTGGCAACCACTCGATCCTGATGCTGCGCAATCACGGCCCGGTTGTGATGGACAAGACCATCCCGGGCATGTTCGTCAAGATGTGGGCGCTGCAGCGCGCCTGCGAAATCCAGATCGCTACGCTCAGTCAGGGCAATGCGAATGTCGTTACGCAGGACGTGGTCGATACGCATCAGCGCGATCTCGCGGTCATGCAATCTCAAGGCGGCGCAGGGGTCTTCGATTTCGAAGCCTGGAAACGCCGCGTGTCGAAGATCGACGATAGCTGGAAGAGCTGA
- a CDS encoding PF20097 family protein, whose translation MAAAKACPKCDGRMEDGFVVDHGYGEKHVAGWQSGKPVKKWWGLKVDKKRLLSIESWRCNRCGFLEHYAR comes from the coding sequence ATGGCAGCAGCCAAGGCCTGTCCAAAATGTGACGGGCGGATGGAAGACGGCTTCGTGGTCGATCACGGTTATGGCGAAAAGCACGTCGCGGGCTGGCAAAGCGGCAAGCCTGTCAAGAAATGGTGGGGCTTGAAGGTCGACAAGAAGCGGCTACTCAGTATCGAAAGCTGGCGCTGCAATCGGTGCGGCTTCCTTGAACATTACGCCAGATAG
- a CDS encoding (2Fe-2S)-binding protein — protein sequence MSRMTVNDRPVEFLMDDDTPLLWALRDAANLTGTKYGCGTGDCGSCMVHIDGEPLRSCLVTIGEAEGRFVTTIEGLSGDRSHPVQQAMVAEQAIQCGFCTPGIVMAASALINRNPSASEADIKAAVPNLCRCGVYPRLVRAIERAGRVARRQERISAAPAPGISSKDAAREVPALASPNTGPEENED from the coding sequence ATGTCGCGAATGACGGTAAACGACCGGCCGGTCGAATTCCTGATGGATGATGATACGCCCCTTCTCTGGGCGCTGCGCGATGCCGCCAATCTTACCGGCACGAAATATGGCTGCGGCACTGGCGATTGCGGATCGTGCATGGTCCATATCGACGGTGAACCCCTCCGTTCGTGCCTTGTCACGATTGGCGAGGCTGAAGGACGTTTCGTCACCACGATCGAGGGGCTGAGCGGGGATCGCTCGCACCCGGTCCAGCAGGCGATGGTTGCCGAACAGGCCATCCAGTGCGGGTTTTGCACACCGGGTATCGTGATGGCCGCATCAGCGCTCATCAATCGCAATCCCAGCGCTTCGGAAGCCGACATCAAGGCGGCGGTGCCTAACCTTTGCCGCTGCGGAGTCTATCCGCGCCTCGTCCGCGCAATCGAGCGGGCAGGGCGCGTGGCGCGGCGGCAGGAGCGTATCAGCGCCGCACCCGCGCCGGGCATCAGTAGCAAGGATGCTGCGCGCGAGGTGCCAGCGTTGGCCAGCCCTAATACAGGGCCGGAGGAGAACGAAGACTAG
- a CDS encoding TonB-dependent receptor: protein MKLSTLALLAATTAISAPALAAEEAQPERDYLPADIIVSGDQDDGYDNDDGSTATKTPTPLIDVPQAVSFITEDQLEDQAIRQLNDALRYVPGISMETGEGHRDEVFIRGQESTADFYIDGLRDDAQYYRSLYNIERVEVLKGANALIFGRGAGGGAINRVAKRAELGDAFVSGEASADTFGAFALLADVNQTVSNDVALRLNATYEEFDNDRDFYEGRFIGVSPTLTAALGTDTTLIASYTFDSDKRVTDRGLPSLGTGPLTGFDSTFFGDADFNQAEAEVHIGRVRLEHDFNGGLTANATVQFADYDKEYANIVPSGTDGETVTLGGYRDAQQRTNWIGQANFVWETDLGENLASTLLFGMEASRQDSANQRQNVSFTRAPDADGLAPNETPLDDVLFIPPYVLDPTSRSRDSNLETLSFYVQEQLEIGEYLELVAGVRWDRFDLDTANLIENETADRVDEKFSPRLGLIVKPSPDLSLYASYSESFLPQAGDQFFILSQEEAQFEPEKFTNYEIGAKWAPLDKVLLSAAIFRLERTNIQAPSPEDDTLTILAGESRIEGFEISAVGEIADFWKANLGYTYLDGELLNENAFGDAGQRLQQLPKHSISAWNRIDVNEKLGFGLGIIHQSEQFASFSNTVVLPSYWRVDAAAYYTVSDRFSVQLNIENLFDEDYYPSAHGNNNIQPADPFSARVGVRFEM from the coding sequence ATGAAACTGAGCACCCTGGCTCTTCTGGCTGCCACGACCGCAATATCCGCGCCTGCCCTCGCCGCCGAAGAAGCTCAGCCTGAACGCGATTACCTGCCTGCCGACATCATTGTCAGCGGCGACCAGGATGATGGCTATGACAATGACGACGGTTCTACGGCCACCAAGACCCCGACCCCGCTGATCGACGTACCGCAGGCCGTCAGCTTCATCACCGAAGACCAGCTCGAAGACCAGGCAATCCGCCAGCTGAACGATGCGCTGCGTTATGTGCCGGGCATCAGCATGGAAACGGGCGAAGGACACCGCGACGAGGTCTTCATTCGCGGACAGGAAAGCACCGCGGATTTCTACATCGATGGCTTGCGCGACGATGCGCAGTATTACCGGTCGCTCTACAACATCGAGCGTGTCGAAGTGCTCAAGGGCGCCAATGCGTTGATTTTCGGACGCGGTGCTGGCGGCGGCGCGATTAATCGTGTCGCCAAGAGAGCCGAGCTTGGCGATGCATTCGTCAGCGGCGAAGCGTCCGCCGATACATTTGGGGCGTTCGCCCTCCTGGCAGACGTGAACCAGACGGTCTCGAATGACGTCGCCCTGCGCCTCAACGCGACTTACGAAGAGTTCGACAACGATCGCGACTTCTACGAAGGGCGCTTTATCGGTGTCTCGCCGACACTGACCGCAGCCCTCGGCACCGATACGACCCTGATCGCCAGCTATACGTTCGACAGTGACAAGCGCGTGACCGACCGCGGTCTGCCCTCGCTAGGCACCGGACCGCTCACCGGTTTTGACAGCACATTCTTCGGCGATGCCGACTTCAACCAGGCAGAAGCCGAGGTCCACATTGGCCGCGTGAGGCTGGAGCATGACTTCAACGGCGGGCTGACTGCCAATGCTACCGTCCAGTTCGCTGACTACGACAAGGAATATGCCAACATCGTGCCGTCGGGCACTGACGGCGAAACGGTGACCTTGGGCGGTTATCGCGATGCCCAGCAGCGTACCAACTGGATCGGTCAGGCGAACTTTGTCTGGGAAACAGATCTTGGCGAAAACCTGGCATCCACGCTCCTGTTCGGAATGGAAGCAAGCCGTCAGGATTCCGCGAACCAGCGCCAGAACGTGTCCTTCACCCGCGCACCGGACGCTGATGGCCTCGCCCCTAATGAAACGCCGCTGGACGACGTCCTTTTCATCCCGCCGTATGTGCTCGATCCCACGTCACGTTCGCGTGACAGCAATCTGGAAACGCTGTCCTTCTATGTTCAGGAACAGCTTGAGATCGGCGAATACCTGGAACTTGTCGCAGGCGTTCGCTGGGACCGGTTCGATCTCGACACGGCAAACCTGATCGAGAACGAAACCGCCGACCGTGTTGACGAGAAGTTCAGCCCGCGCCTAGGCCTGATCGTCAAGCCGTCGCCGGACCTCTCGCTTTATGCGTCTTATTCGGAAAGTTTCCTCCCGCAGGCTGGTGACCAGTTCTTCATCCTGTCGCAGGAAGAAGCACAGTTCGAACCGGAGAAGTTCACCAATTACGAAATCGGTGCGAAATGGGCACCGCTCGACAAGGTGTTGCTCAGCGCGGCTATTTTCCGCCTCGAGCGGACAAATATCCAGGCACCTTCACCAGAAGACGACACGCTGACTATCCTTGCTGGCGAAAGCCGGATTGAAGGTTTCGAAATCAGCGCCGTGGGCGAAATTGCTGACTTCTGGAAAGCAAACCTCGGTTACACCTATCTCGATGGCGAATTGCTCAACGAAAATGCATTCGGCGATGCCGGGCAGCGGCTTCAGCAGCTTCCCAAGCACTCGATCAGTGCTTGGAACCGTATCGACGTGAACGAAAAGCTCGGCTTCGGACTGGGCATTATCCACCAGTCGGAGCAGTTTGCCAGTTTCTCGAACACCGTCGTCCTGCCGAGCTATTGGCGGGTGGATGCGGCGGCATACTACACCGTCAGCGACCGCTTTAGCGTGCAGTTGAATATCGAGAATCTGTTCGACGAGGATTACTATCCCAGCGCGCACGGAAACAATAACATCCAGCCCGCCGACCCGTTCAGCGCGCGCGTGGGCGTTCGGTTCGAGATGTGA
- the arsC gene encoding arsenate reductase (glutaredoxin) (This arsenate reductase requires both glutathione and glutaredoxin to convert arsenate to arsenite, after which the efflux transporter formed by ArsA and ArsB can extrude the arsenite from the cell, providing resistance.), producing MKATIWHNPKCGTSRKTLAILESLSGVEVEVVEYLKNPPSREKLAQLYNDAGITPNEGLRTRGTDAEERGLPGAEASVVLDAMAAEPSLIERPIVETEKGVRLCRPQDRVLEIL from the coding sequence ATGAAGGCGACCATCTGGCACAACCCGAAATGCGGCACTTCGCGCAAGACACTGGCTATCCTGGAAAGCCTTTCGGGCGTCGAGGTCGAGGTTGTCGAGTATCTGAAGAACCCGCCCAGCCGCGAGAAACTGGCCCAGCTTTACAACGATGCGGGGATCACACCGAATGAAGGGCTGCGCACGCGCGGTACCGACGCCGAAGAACGCGGGCTGCCGGGTGCCGAAGCGAGTGTCGTACTCGACGCGATGGCAGCAGAGCCGAGTCTGATTGAGCGCCCTATTGTCGAGACAGAGAAAGGGGTCCGCCTCTGCCGTCCACAGGACAGGGTGCTCGAAATCCTCTAG